One Setaria italica strain Yugu1 chromosome II, Setaria_italica_v2.0, whole genome shotgun sequence DNA segment encodes these proteins:
- the LOC101778709 gene encoding uncharacterized protein LOC101778709: protein MGKIGNFFAKIIRFRDGPTASAGSAESPFTALVVALLTYDTAVMIGILAESKDTIAGWNTATEVAYLAMVVVTCALIGVGFMAGAGCPAAAASAAKRLVGDPSFVSPFCARLGAILASALLVVTISCKFEPWGCTAGVPSAAVVACVMAAVWVWAEPGARGAVCGCWSRVRGLGISQTK, encoded by the exons atgGGCAAAATTGGTAACTTCTTTGCTAAGATCATCAGATTCAGGGATGGACCGACCGCATCCGCTGGCAGCGCCGAG AGCCCGTTCACTGCTCTGGTGGTCGCGCTCCTGACGTACGACACCGCCGTCATGATCGGGATCCTCGCCGAGTCCAAGGACACCATCGCCGGCTGGAACACCGCGACGGAAGTGGCGTACCTCGCCATGGTGGTGGTGACCTGCGCCTTGATAGGGGTCGGTTTCATGGCGGGAGCCgggtgccccgccgccgccgcctccgccgccaagcGGCTCGTCGGGGACCCCAGCTTCGTCTCGCCGTTCTGCGCGAGGTTGGGCGCGATCCTCGCCAGCGCCCTGCTCGTCGTCACTATCTCCTGCAAGTTTGAGCCGTGGGGATGCACCGCCGGCGTACCGTCCGCCGCCGTGGTGGCGTGCGTCATGGCGGCGGTCTGGGTGTGGGCGGAGCCTGGAGCGCGTGGCGCCGTCTGCGGCTGCTGGAGCCGCGTCAGGGGTCTCGGCATCTCCCAGACAAAGTAA